From Streptomyces sp. NBC_01460, a single genomic window includes:
- a CDS encoding THUMP-like domain-containing protein produces the protein MNALPPADQADPADPLASFAALRTPEGAALLDELRDHDPARELATATRLRRTHPAALVSAALGQARLRQRAVAKFGAADAYRMFFTPNGVEQATRTSVASYRAGRFAELGVRSVADLCCGIGGDAIALARAGIRVLAVDRDPLTARVARANAEALGLQDLVEVRCADVTGIDTSPYDAVFVDPARRGGRGRIFDPEAYSPPLSWATEAASKAPRAALKIAPGVPHEAIGPQAEAEWISDGGDVKEAVLWFGEGFTPGAYRATLLPSRATLVSEGPLPAPPVGPVGRYLYEPDGAVIRAHLVADIVGRCDGRLIDETIAYVTSDVPYASDATAAYEITDQLPFNMKKLKALLRERQVGVLTVKKRGSAVEPEELRRKMKLQGPHSATVFLTRVAGAPTMLIGQPVKRP, from the coding sequence GTGAACGCCCTTCCCCCCGCAGACCAGGCCGACCCCGCCGACCCGCTCGCCTCCTTCGCCGCCCTGCGCACCCCCGAGGGCGCGGCGCTCCTGGACGAGCTGCGCGACCACGATCCCGCCCGGGAGCTGGCGACCGCGACCCGGCTGCGCCGCACGCACCCCGCCGCCCTCGTCTCGGCGGCGCTCGGCCAGGCGCGGCTGCGGCAGCGCGCGGTCGCGAAGTTCGGGGCGGCGGACGCGTACCGCATGTTCTTCACCCCGAACGGCGTGGAACAGGCGACCCGCACCTCGGTCGCCTCCTACCGTGCCGGGCGGTTCGCGGAGCTCGGCGTACGGAGCGTGGCCGACCTCTGCTGCGGGATCGGCGGCGACGCGATCGCCCTGGCCCGGGCCGGCATCCGGGTCCTGGCCGTGGACCGGGACCCGCTCACCGCGCGGGTGGCCCGGGCCAACGCCGAGGCGCTCGGCCTCCAGGACCTCGTCGAGGTGCGGTGCGCCGACGTCACCGGGATCGACACCTCCCCGTACGACGCGGTCTTCGTCGACCCGGCCCGGCGCGGCGGACGCGGCCGGATCTTCGACCCCGAGGCCTACTCACCGCCCCTCTCCTGGGCGACGGAGGCCGCGTCGAAGGCCCCCCGCGCGGCGCTGAAGATCGCCCCCGGGGTCCCGCACGAGGCGATCGGACCGCAGGCCGAGGCCGAGTGGATCTCGGACGGCGGCGACGTGAAGGAGGCCGTGCTCTGGTTCGGTGAGGGCTTCACGCCCGGCGCCTACCGGGCCACACTCCTGCCCTCGCGCGCGACGCTCGTCTCCGAGGGCCCGCTCCCCGCCCCGCCGGTCGGCCCCGTCGGCCGGTATCTGTACGAGCCGGACGGCGCCGTCATCCGTGCCCATCTGGTGGCCGACATCGTCGGGCGGTGCGACGGCAGGCTGATCGACGAGACCATCGCGTACGTGACGAGCGACGTGCCGTACGCGTCCGACGCCACGGCCGCGTACGAGATCACCGATCAGCTGCCCTTCAACATGAAGAAGCTCAAGGCACTGCTGAGAGAGCGTCAGGTCGGTGTCCTGACCGTCAAGAAGCGCGGCTCCGCGGTCGAACCGGAGGAGCTGCGCCGGAAGATGAAGCTCCAGGGGCCCCACTCGGCCACCGTCTTCCTGACCCGGGTGGCCGGGGCCCCGACGATGCTGATCGGGCAGCCGGTGAAGCGCCCCTGA
- a CDS encoding polysaccharide deacetylase family protein has product MKRHRTVCAVLAALLIGAAASGCADGTDEGAAGRDGPAAGRPGAAAAQAGPAAAEARARARAERLKRELAARVAVAKKWGLAKVPLAAPAPPAVKPRITTRKGFEVEGGETLPPVFTTVPTKERIVFLTMDDGAEKDPELLRMMTELKIPYSAFLSDYVVSDDYGYFKDMQARGVTLNNHTLNHRYLPGLSASEQRREICGEQDKIERFLGKRPTLFRPPYGNYNGDTLRVAKSCGITAVPLWAAEAFPDHMEWREWDRDLHPGDIILTHFRGEEDWEGSMADMVRRVMKTVTDKGYAVARLEDYV; this is encoded by the coding sequence ATGAAGCGCCACAGGACGGTCTGCGCGGTCCTGGCCGCCCTCCTGATCGGCGCCGCCGCCTCCGGGTGTGCCGACGGTACGGACGAAGGGGCCGCCGGCCGGGACGGACCCGCCGCAGGGCGGCCGGGAGCCGCCGCGGCGCAGGCGGGCCCCGCCGCGGCCGAGGCGAGGGCCAGGGCGCGGGCGGAGCGCCTGAAGCGGGAACTGGCCGCCCGTGTCGCCGTCGCGAAGAAGTGGGGCCTGGCGAAGGTTCCGCTCGCCGCTCCCGCGCCGCCCGCCGTGAAGCCGCGCATCACCACCCGCAAGGGGTTCGAGGTGGAGGGCGGGGAGACGCTGCCGCCCGTCTTCACCACGGTCCCCACCAAGGAGCGGATCGTCTTCCTGACGATGGACGACGGGGCGGAGAAGGACCCCGAACTGCTCCGGATGATGACGGAGCTGAAGATCCCGTACAGCGCGTTCCTCAGCGACTACGTGGTGAGCGACGACTACGGCTACTTCAAGGACATGCAGGCCCGGGGGGTCACCCTCAACAACCACACGCTCAACCACCGCTACCTCCCGGGGCTTTCGGCGTCCGAGCAGCGGCGGGAGATCTGTGGCGAGCAGGACAAGATCGAGAGGTTCCTCGGGAAGAGGCCCACCCTCTTCCGGCCGCCGTACGGCAACTACAACGGCGACACCCTGCGCGTCGCGAAGTCCTGCGGCATCACGGCCGTGCCCCTGTGGGCGGCCGAGGCGTTCCCCGACCACATGGAGTGGCGCGAGTGGGACAGGGACCTGCACCCCGGCGACATCATCCTCACCCACTTCCGGGGTGAGGAGGACTGGGAGGGCTCCATGGCCGACATGGTCCGGCGCGTCATGAAGACGGTCACGGACAAGGGGTACGCGGTGGCCAGGCTGGAGGACTACGTCTGA
- the groES gene encoding co-chaperone GroES, which translates to MSTTSSKVAIKPLEDRIVVQPLDAEQTTASGLVIPDTAKEKPQEGVVLAVGPGRFENGERLPLDVKTGDVVLYSKYGGTEVKYNGEEYLVLSARDVLAIVEK; encoded by the coding sequence GTGTCGACCACCAGCTCCAAGGTTGCGATCAAGCCGCTCGAGGACCGCATTGTGGTCCAGCCGCTCGACGCCGAGCAGACCACGGCTTCCGGCCTGGTCATTCCGGACACCGCCAAGGAGAAGCCCCAGGAGGGCGTCGTCCTGGCCGTGGGCCCGGGCCGCTTCGAGAACGGCGAGCGCCTTCCGCTCGACGTCAAGACCGGCGATGTCGTTCTGTACAGCAAGTACGGCGGCACCGAGGTGAAGTACAACGGCGAGGAGTACCTCGTCCTCTCGGCGCGCGACGTCCTCGCGATCGTCGAGAAGTAA
- the groL gene encoding chaperonin GroEL (60 kDa chaperone family; promotes refolding of misfolded polypeptides especially under stressful conditions; forms two stacked rings of heptamers to form a barrel-shaped 14mer; ends can be capped by GroES; misfolded proteins enter the barrel where they are refolded when GroES binds), giving the protein MAKILKFDEDARRALERGVNKLADTVKVTIGPKGRNVVIDKKFGAPTITNDGVTIAREVELDDPYENLGAQLVKEVATKTNDVAGDGTTTATVLAQALVREGLRNVAAGASPAALKKGIDAAVKAVSEELLATARPIEDKADIAAVAALSAQDPQVGELIADAMDKVGKDGVITVEESNTFGLDLEFTEGMAFDKGYLSPYMVTDQERMEAVLDDPYILIHQGKIGSIQELLPLLEKVIQAGASKPLLIIAEDVEGEALSTLVVNKIRGTFNAVAVKAPGFGDRRKAMLGDIATLTGATVIAEEVGLKLDQAGLDVLGTARRVTVSKDDTTIVDGGGDSADVKGRVNQIKAEIESTDSDWDREKLQERLAKLAGGVCVIRVGAATEVELKEKKHRLEDAISATRAAVEEGIVSGGGSAIVHAVKVLEGNLGKTGDEATGVAVVRRAAVEPLRWIAENAGLEGYVITAKVAELDKGQGFNAATGEYGDLVKAGVIDPVKVTRSALENAASIASLLLTTETLVVEKPAEEEADAGHGHGHGHSH; this is encoded by the coding sequence ATGGCGAAGATTCTGAAGTTCGACGAGGACGCCCGTCGCGCCCTTGAGCGCGGCGTCAACAAGCTTGCCGACACGGTGAAGGTGACGATCGGTCCGAAGGGCCGCAACGTCGTCATCGACAAGAAGTTCGGCGCCCCCACCATCACCAACGACGGCGTCACCATCGCGCGCGAGGTCGAGCTCGACGACCCGTACGAGAACCTCGGTGCCCAGCTGGTGAAGGAGGTGGCGACCAAGACCAACGACGTAGCTGGTGACGGCACCACCACCGCCACCGTGCTCGCCCAGGCCCTCGTCCGCGAAGGCCTGCGCAACGTCGCCGCGGGCGCGTCCCCGGCAGCCCTGAAGAAGGGCATCGACGCCGCGGTGAAGGCCGTGTCCGAGGAGCTCCTCGCGACCGCCCGCCCGATCGAGGACAAGGCCGACATCGCCGCCGTGGCCGCGCTCTCCGCGCAGGACCCGCAGGTCGGCGAGCTCATCGCGGACGCGATGGACAAGGTCGGCAAGGACGGTGTCATCACCGTCGAGGAGTCCAACACCTTCGGTCTGGACCTCGAGTTCACCGAGGGCATGGCCTTCGACAAGGGCTACCTGTCCCCGTACATGGTGACCGACCAGGAGCGTATGGAGGCCGTCCTCGACGACCCGTACATCCTGATCCACCAGGGCAAGATCGGCTCGATCCAGGAACTGCTCCCGCTGCTGGAGAAGGTCATCCAGGCCGGCGCCTCCAAGCCCCTCCTGATCATCGCCGAGGACGTCGAGGGCGAGGCGCTCTCCACCCTCGTCGTCAACAAGATCCGTGGCACCTTCAACGCCGTCGCGGTGAAGGCCCCCGGCTTCGGTGACCGCCGCAAGGCCATGCTCGGCGACATCGCCACCCTCACCGGTGCCACCGTCATCGCCGAGGAGGTCGGCCTCAAGCTCGACCAGGCCGGTCTGGACGTGCTCGGCACGGCCCGCCGTGTCACGGTCTCCAAGGACGACACGACCATCGTCGACGGCGGCGGCGACTCCGCCGACGTCAAGGGCCGCGTCAACCAGATCAAGGCCGAGATCGAGTCCACGGACTCCGACTGGGACCGCGAGAAGCTCCAGGAGCGCCTCGCGAAGCTGGCCGGCGGCGTCTGCGTGATCCGCGTCGGTGCCGCCACCGAGGTGGAGCTCAAGGAGAAGAAGCACCGTCTCGAGGACGCCATCTCCGCGACCCGCGCCGCGGTCGAGGAGGGCATCGTCTCCGGTGGTGGCTCCGCCATCGTCCACGCCGTCAAGGTCCTCGAGGGCAACCTCGGCAAGACCGGCGACGAGGCCACGGGTGTCGCGGTCGTGCGCCGCGCCGCCGTCGAGCCGCTCCGCTGGATCGCGGAGAACGCGGGCCTCGAGGGCTACGTCATCACCGCGAAGGTCGCCGAGCTCGACAAGGGCCAGGGCTTCAACGCCGCGACCGGCGAGTACGGCGACCTGGTGAAGGCCGGCGTCATCGACCCGGTCAAGGTCACCCGCTCCGCCCTGGAGAACGCCGCGTCCATCGCGTCGCTGCTGCTCACGACCGAGACCCTGGTCGTCGAGAAGCCGGCCGAGGAAGAGGCCGACGCCGGTCACGGCCACGGTCACGGCCACTCCCACTAG
- a CDS encoding SDR family NAD(P)-dependent oxidoreductase — protein MTTALITGATAGIGAAFARRLAGDGHNLVLVARDTERLRAQATELHDGHGIEAEVLTADLSTDAGIEAVEARLANRVSPVDLLVNNAGFGNKGRYLDVSMADELTMLKVHCEAVLRLTSAAAGPMRERGRGGVVNVASVAAFLPRGTYGASKAWVVQFTQGAAKDLAGSGVRLMALCPGFVRTEFHQRAGMGTGNIPDWMWLDADKLVAAALADLARGRSVSIPDPRYKAMMGLVKLTPRGLLGGVTSRAGRTYGPK, from the coding sequence ATGACGACTGCACTGATTACGGGCGCGACGGCGGGGATCGGGGCCGCCTTCGCACGGCGGCTCGCGGGTGACGGGCACAATCTGGTGCTGGTGGCCCGCGACACGGAGCGGCTGCGGGCCCAGGCCACGGAGCTGCACGACGGGCACGGCATCGAGGCCGAGGTGCTGACGGCCGACCTGTCCACGGACGCCGGGATCGAGGCGGTCGAAGCACGGCTGGCGAACCGCGTGAGCCCCGTCGACCTGCTGGTGAACAACGCCGGCTTCGGCAACAAGGGGCGTTACCTGGACGTCTCGATGGCCGATGAGCTGACGATGCTGAAGGTCCACTGCGAGGCGGTGCTCCGGCTCACCTCGGCGGCGGCGGGCCCGATGCGGGAGCGCGGTCGCGGCGGGGTGGTGAACGTGGCGTCCGTCGCCGCCTTCCTGCCGCGGGGGACGTACGGGGCGTCGAAGGCGTGGGTCGTCCAGTTCACCCAGGGCGCCGCGAAGGACCTGGCGGGTTCGGGGGTGCGGCTGATGGCCCTGTGCCCGGGCTTCGTGCGCACCGAGTTCCACCAGCGGGCCGGGATGGGGACGGGCAACATCCCGGACTGGATGTGGCTCGACGCCGACAAACTGGTGGCCGCGGCCCTGGCGGACCTGGCCCGGGGCAGGTCGGTGTCGATCCCGGACCCGCGCTACAAGGCGATGATGGGCCTGGTGAAGCTGACGCCGCGCGGCCTGCTCGGTGGAGTGACCTCCCGCGCGGGCCGGACGTACGGCCCGAAGTAG